CTTACCAGTCACTTTCCACAAATGGTGCCTATACCTAAAGGTACTTAGTGAAAATCCTTGAGAGGTATTTAATGCAAAAGCAGTTAGTTTCCCTGGTGTTTTTCAGAAGCCCTCACACACCACTAGCAGGGAGAAGTGCAGTGCAGCtacagcacagctcctggacCAGTTACTCATTTTGTCTGAACCAGGCTCTGCCACCCCAAGGGCTTGCCAAGATGTGTGACATGGGGGGGCTCGACAACCTGATTGCCAACACTGCCTACCTCCAGGCAAGGAAGAGTGGAGAAGGAGACACCAAGGAAATGCAAAAGAGGCGTAAGAGCCTCTCGCTGCCGAAGATTGAGGACTGCAAAGAGCACAGAGAGTCTGTTGCTGGTGATTATGACAGTAtctgtgagcagcagcccaTTGGCAAGAAATTCTTCAGAGACTTCTTAGAGACAGTGCCAGAATATTTGGTAGCTAGAGACTTCCTGGATGAGGTGTCAAGCTGGGAGTTGGCAGAGGACAATATCAAGAGCGCTTGCATGGAGATTATGGTCACCAATTTTCTTAAGGAAGGCGGCAGAAACTATCTGTCTTTCATGAGCTCTGACTTGGTCAGCAAATGCAAAGCAGCTACTGTAAAAGACTATGAGAACATCGTGCAACTGGCCAAGGAGGAAACCAAAGTCTTCTTTAAAGACAAGCCTTTCCAGGACTTCCAGAACAGCCCCTTCTATGACAAATTCATCCAATGGAAAGTGTTTGAGAAGCAACCAGTAACTGATAAATACTTCTCTGAGTTCCGAGTGCTGGGCAAAGGTGGCTTTGGAGAGGTAAGAGCTTGTACTTTTAAGGATGTGAGTCATCTCTCCCCTTTCAAGACTAGCAGGTGGGTTTGCAAAGAGCAGTGGATTAAGCCACTCTATGAAGATTTGTAAAATGTGCCCCTCCAGACTACCCATTTTCCAGAAATCAGGCTGGGTTATTTATATTGTGATAGAGGCTCTTGTTGGTAAAAAGCTactttaacatttttatattcTGTATCTATGCTAGTTTAAAAAGCAGGCTTCTTTACAAAAACTTGCATAAATGTTCATGTAGTGAGCTAAGTCTACTCCTTGACATCATTTTAGCCTGTGCTATCTCACACACTCCCAGATAATTCCTAGCTGCGGTTTAGGGAAAAGCACCCATCAGGATCTGTTCCCAAACTTCTCTATGAAGGTTTTTTGTGAGTCAAGAGAGTTTAACTGTACAGACGCCATCTGTATATGCTCCTTATTCTCATggttacagatttttttcttgtccttttcCTCTTATTTGCTAATACATGCCTACTAGTGGCATCCTCAAGAACTTTGCCTCAGGGCCACGATAAACTACTGGTCCAGAACAGAACTGATTGTGCacttgttttttcttgttttctgtgctggtataTTCTTCATAGAAGTTAGCATCAGCAGCTACTGATAGGCATCAGTGATTGCCCAGTTCCTGTCTGTCACTACCCTTAATATTCCACTCTCTGTGTAAAATTCCTTCATTACCTTTCCATGTGCATCTTCTCTAGGTTTGTGCCATCCAGGTCAAAAATACTGGCAAGATGTATGCCTGCAAGAAACTGGATAAGAAAAggttgaaaaagaaaagtggagAGAAGATGGCACTGCTGGAGAAAGAGATCCTGGAGAAGGTCAACAGCCCTTTCATAGTCACACTAGCTTATGCCTATGAGACCAAAACCCATCTGTGTCTTGTTATGAGCCTCATGAATGGAGGGGATCTGAAGTATCACATCTACAATGTGGGAGAAAGGGGTTTGGAAATGAAAAGGATCATCTTTTACTCAGCTCAGATAACCTGTGGGATTCTGCATCTCCATTCCATCAAAATTGTGTACCGGGATATGAAACCAGAGAATGTCCTCCTGGATGATAATGGGAATTGCAGACTGTCTGATCTTGGATTGGCAGTGCAAGTCAAAGAGGGAAAGAGCATCACCCAGAGGGTGAGTACAAATTCTTTAACGTGGGCAGTGGGAAGTGCAGCCATTCTATTTCTAATGCCTTATGAGACCAAGACTTAATTCCCCGGAACTGATTCTGTGCTAAAGACCAAATGTAGTCATTTCATTCTGAGAGACAGGTCCTAAGAAGATTTGGTTGATTAACTCTTTAGCTGCTGCATGTGGTAAAATAACTTCTTTTGTACAGAAACAGTAGAATCTATTTGACCTTCTTCTCTTAAGTTCTTGAACCAATGACTGTAGAGAGGCAGATGCTTTGTGCTTTATGGAATACTGCATAGTCAGGGATTTAATTGATTGTTTAATGAGCAGCAGTCAAAGATATGGCTCCTCTGTATTCTGCTTTTGCTTCTAGGAGAATATAGTTTCTTACACATTACTCTTAAGTGATGCTACTGATTTTATTGCAGGTGTGTGTGGTGCTGCATGATAAGTTATTTCCAGCCCTCCTTCCCCACACAAATTAGTTCCTGAAACAGTTAGCAGACTTGACAGTTTGTAAATGTCCATGCCTGTCTACATGTAGGAAGAAAAACATGGATGACCAAATAGAATTTTTGTGAATTAGATTGTGCAGCACTTCAGCTGTGCCTCTGGTCATCCCAAACTAACTTGGATATATAATAATGTCAGGAgatttacacaaaaaaaaatatgtattgcTTAACTGTGAAAAAGACATATTTCTCTCAAGGTATCTGGAACTTAAAGATGTGCATAATGAGAGAATGTATTTGAAatacacaaggaaaatgaagaaatgaaagccACATTATAAACTGGTCTGTGTTAAACTCCCCAAGTTCACATTAGAAATTCAGTGGAAGAGAGGACCCACTGATGGCCTTCTACATCATGTTTGAGTGCACATCCTTTGATGTTGTTAAATTCAGTACTTTTGAAGGATCTTTTCATTCCCTGGCAATATAAGAAGTTTGTATTATGAGTGGTTTTAGTTCTTGATGAAGGAGTATGTAGACATTGCTGTATGTATAAatagtaaataattttaaaattaaactgcaTGGTGTTTTGGATACAAAAATACAGCTTCTGTGCAAGCTAAGGCAGGTTTTTCAGTAGAGCTTATGTGAAATGAgaatgttgttttgtttgtaaaTTTGGCATTTGCATCAGTGAACCCAAAGGTGTAAACTTGATTGGGCTTTGCAAGAGGCATGCAGTTAACTAGGATCAGAACAAATAGTTTTGTCAAAGGGCAATTTTTCATACTTTTAAATATGTGGAGTTTGGCAAAatgaaaaaacctcaaaattgaAGAGTGTCTTTAGCAATATGTAATCACTTCTGTGGTAGTAGAGTAGAATGTCAAAGCAATATTGGACAAGGTGTTATTCTGCCTTACCTTCTGTGAAGCCATCAAAATGTTAGTGCcttttcttttgtcatttttagAAGCTCTAGTCACCATTATACAGTTGCTTTTATTAAAGCAAAAACTGCAATGAATAATGTGCTACATGATTGTAATGTTTTTTAAGGAATTTCAGTTAAAGGCAGTTTTATTCATACATTACGTTGAAATAGGACAtggaagaaaaagattttttgtgtatgtgtttgTATCATAACTATAAACTAGTTAAATGAATaattcccttttattttcatttttgtaaaATAGTCATATTTGAAAGCTTCTAAAAAATGTTATATGAGAACtggatattattattatttatactCATGTCATACACAGGAAGACCAAAGAACACATTTACAAAATTTACATTAAGCTTCACCATGTCCTCctgtaagaaaggaaaaatggttttgttattttttgtcTACTAATTGTAGTGACATTCTGACTTTAAATTATCTGAAAAATTACATCATAACATGCTGTTTGAGTATGACTGCCAAATCGTTATCACTTACCAAACCTATACATGTCaccttttcatttttcaccCAAAGGAATGTATGGCTCCAAGgtttttcaaatgaaatttaatCAGTTGCACCATTTTGTGGACACAGTTTTATAAGGGCATTTTTATAAGCTAAAGCAGAATATATATTCCTTGCAGGCCAAATCTGTATTGTACTGATATCTGAGTGCCTAATATCATAAAGCTGTTTCTAGATTTTGGATGATGGTTTGAACTGACAATTTAAGGTTTACAATTTTCAGTCACTAATTAAGGGATATTGCTACTGATCTCTAGTATATAATATAAAGATTTATCTGTGCATTCATTTCATTAAAGATTGCAAAAATACACTATTTTGATGAATTCTGAAAGTTTTTTGCACTCTCATAGCTGTATAAGCCATTAAAGATTAAATTTGTTCTgctttcaaagcagaaaaaaattcctgtctGGTCATGTATGAATAAATGCACATCATCCATACATCAGCTGAAGGATCCATTAATCCCTTTTGTAAATCTTATTAGGTGATTATGTTATCACATGGCACAAGTAATAAGCTTGTTAATGAGTTCCTGTTTTAGACATTTTCCAAGTTTTCTCATTGAGGATTTCTACAAAATTATAATGTTTATGTACTGTTCATCAGCCAAAAAAGTGTTCTTTGTGGGTAGAAAGGTTTTTTGAATTTTAGATGGATAACTTCAAATGGtcttaataaaaaataaagtgtgTTTACACTTCAGAAAAGCATTGTGCAACTGATGATTCAATACTTATGTAACTGAAGCAGTAGCCTTGGTATCCTTTAAGTACTGCTGTTACATACACTCCTTTTGAAGGCACCTGTGTGCTCCATACCAATTGGTCAtaactattaaaaataaaaataccttgCTTTCAGAAACAGTGCTCCTTACAAAGATCTTGAAAGAGTTGGATACCTAGCCTTagttttctccctctcttttcaTTGCTAAAGCAGCAAGGAGAAACATCCAGCTTTCTGTGTGAACGTACTTCAAACTTATACTGTAGTTGTAAGTAATTGATAcagtaataatttaattttactaAGTTGCTGATTTGACTTTGTGAAGTGCCAGTTGTCCCTAGAAAGAAGAAATCacaagaataaattaaaatacacaAGTTTGAATAAGAACAGtcttgaaaataaaagtagaaaacattttaaagctaCTTACAATGTAATTTTCCTTCATTAAACATACATGGATTATAAGGGATCCTCTCATGATAGCTACATGCACCTGTGCAATCTACCAGGAAATGTGTCTATGCACATTTAGTCAGGCAGAGCTCTTACTGACATTGCTGGAAACACAAACTCCAGTGGTAATAAAACTATTCAGGACTTTAAATGTCATTATGACTTCCTATAAATGTGCCTGTTGCATCTCATCTGATGTGTTGATCAGATCCTGCAGGAACTAGTTTGTATCTTAAAATTATGGCTTTTTAAATATTGTTATTTTCTCTGTCTTACATAATTGAAATAGACAACAAGGAGAAACTGAGAGCCTGCAAAGATGGCTTTTACACAGGCAAAGTGTTCTGTCTGTTGTGTTCTAGTTTGATTCTAGCCCTAGGGGTTTTTTGCATATGAAATGAGGAGCTTCCATCCCCAGttaattccatttttccagAAGTTAGTGTGTATTTGCTGTTTATTTAGGGAAGAATTTTCTGCCCTTACTGGGTATGGCTTTTGTGAAAAGCAACTGTTGCATGTAAATTGTGAAGAACTTTTGTGCAGATGCATGTGCTAGCCAGAGAGCTTAAATATTGACATAATAACTGTGAAAAATAACATAAACATATTTTTGTAGTATTTATAAAAGTGCATTCATATCTTCAGAGGTTTCGGGCTTCTTCACAGTTTTCCTGTGCtatgttttatatatttgaAGGACATCATAATATTTTTATAGGAAAAACATGTTTTGGTTAAAATCTTACTCAAAATGTCCTTTTGCCCTCCTGTATGTTTGTTTATTATAAGATTCTATTTCTTaggaaaacacaaggaaatctATTTAGATGTTCCTGAAACTAACAGTTTAATTTCCAGGCAGCTGAAAAGCAGGAGGAGGGTTTAGacttgtgaaataaaaaataactcaGCAAGCTATTCTACAGTTGACCTTTGTTCACTATCACATGGCATTCTTATTGGATAAGATTCTGTAAAAATTTCTTCTTCGTTTGCTCTTTGAAAAATGACAGCTCTTCATTTACTCAGAATTAGAAGAACTTGCAGCTGTTTTTCTTACACATTTTGAAGTGTGACATGTAAAATTGGTGATATTTTTACTAGCAGAAGTGGGTTCCTAAAAATGTTGATAATCGCAGTTGTTACGAGGTGCGTTGTCATGCCAGGTGTTTGAGATTTTTGTCCTCTCTGAAATGTACTTTACAGAATGCAGCCTTACCCACAAAGTCTGTAGGGTCAGTTGGGATCTGTGCAGGGTCCTGAGGGAGCAGGCAGAAGTGCTCACCAGGTCCCTTCCCATCATGACTTCCCCAGCAGTCCCGGAGAACCCAGGAGGTCCCAGTTGGCTGGATTTAGCAAATGTGATGCCCATCCACATGAAAGGCTAAAGGAGCATCCAGGAAACTCCcagcctgtcagcctgaccttgtAGCAGAGAAGATCCTGGAGTAGATCATCCTGAGTGTGGGCATGCAGCACATACAGGACCGCCAGGGGATCACGCCCAGCCAGCGTGGGTTTaggaaaggcaggtcctgcttgagCAGCCTCATCTCCTGCCACGACAGAGTGACCTGCTCTGTGGATGAGGAGGTGGCTGTGGATGTGTCTGTCTGGACTGTAGTAAAGCCTGTGTCACTGTttgctccagcatctcctggAGAGCGTGGCTGCTCATGGCTTGCACAGGTGCTCTCTTTACTGGGTGAAAACAGGCTGgatggctgggcccagagaCAGGTGGGGAATGGAATCACATTCAGCTGGCACCTGGTCACTGCTGGCGttccccagagctcagtcctggcaccagccctgcttTATGTCCTCACTGATGATCTGGACAAGGGGAGAAAGTGAACTGTCAGGAGTTTACAGACAGCGCCAAGTTGGGTGGGAATGCAGacctgctggagggcaggaaggctctgcagagggatctggacaggctggggTGATGGGCTGATGGCACTTCTGCAGGGTTCAGTGAGGCAAAGCAGCGggtcctgcacttgggtcacaacaaccccctGCAGACTGCAGGCTTggggaagagtggctggaaagctgcccagtggGAAGAGAGAGGTGTTGGTCAGCAGCTGGCTAAACATGAGCCAGTGTATGCCCAGGTGGACAGAAGGTCAgaggcatcctggcctgtggccagcagggctgggcagtgactgctcccctgtgctcagcactggtgaggctgctCTTGAATCTGTATTCAGGTTTTGGCTTCTCACTACCAGAaagacactgaggtgctggagtgtgtccagagagaggcagtggagctgggaagggtctggagcacaaatctggtgaggagcagctgagggaactgcagagaggaggctcagggggacctCACTGTTTTTTACAACTCCTTAACGGGAGGTGGTAGCAAAGTGGGGATTGGACAAGTGTTTTGTTTGTCCTAAATGCTCCATCCTATAATGTCTGATTGCTTCCCTGTCTGAGAATGCCTTCTCATGTCCTCTCATGACACGTCACTGAGGTGGGAGTGTTAGCAGGTTCTCTGTCCAGTCAGGATCTGAGGCAAAGCTTTACATGTGATCATGCAAGAAGGAAGTGGGGAGCTGCTCTAGAATCCAGAGTTAAGATCCATGCCTGGTTACTGGATTGTCCTTTTTCAAGCCCTTTGACTTCCATGCAGCATCAATCTAAACTGAAACCATGTCGTACCTGTGTCTATTTCTCTTCCCAAGGAGGAGCACACAGAGAGCAGTCCCTACTGCACAGAGTGGCTTTCTCTTTTGTTGTGCAACTTCCTTCATTTCAGTGATTACTGATGACCAAACTTAAAAGATTAAAAGCCAATGCTGGATTTTTATATTATTCCAGTTAGTGATTTTGAATCCAGggccattttttctttttctctaataTAGCAAAAATCTGGTTTGTACCTTTTGTGCTTTTGCCTGTGGGGgcttttttaaaagcacataGCTTTCCCTATGAAAATTATGTTCTTATGTGAAAATCAAAAAAAGTTTGATCTTGAATCTTACATAAGCATGTGGGATTCATATGCTTATGTAAGATTCAAGTTCAAACATGGGATTTGAGCTCCTAAGCTCCAGTATTGTCTTTCTCATTATCTTCTCCTGCTACTCTGAAGAGTCCTCCTTGTGCTCTCCTGAATCAGTAGCCCAGCAATTCATGATGGGCCATCCCATCAAAAGATCCCTCCTTCTGCTAAGCATTAACAGTCTGCATAAGGGTCTTTATTCTGTGTGACTTTCCCAAGTGCCTTTTGCCCTATTTAGATTTACTTCtatcttctttaaaaaaaaaccaaaaccagttGCCCACTGATTGGGTCAGCTAGTTTCTTGTTATTGTATGAACATGTGGTGAGAAACTGGAGGAACTGCAGTCCTGTGTAACTCGTTTAAATTATGCTCTGTTCCTCCTCACAGTGACTTGGGAGAAGAATTAACATGGTGAAGTGAGTGACACAGGCAGATCAGTGTTCTCCACATCTAGGGCCTGATAGCTTGTGTGCAGGGAAGAGATTTCTGTGGTCTGTCCTGCATTCCTGCAGGGTCTATTAAGGCCATTGCTGAAGGAGTGGAGGAACAGCTGGACAAGAGAACAAAGCAGGCAGTGGCACCCCTTGGAGGAAGGAAGGACCGAGCCCCAGGAAACAGCTGATAGAGCTAAACTCagcttgttttttttcctctgttcaaCAGTTCTTGTGCCATGGCAAACAAAAGATAGACATTCTGATTTGCTTTACTGTTTGGTTTGTTATATCAATTGAGTTTGTTTTGCAGAGATCTGTGGGAAAAGGTAGCAAGATCTAAATCCTAAAtcccatttctccccatttgcctgtttctgtgctgctgaaagCTCCAGAGAGTTTGTCTTTGCTGCCTGCACCTGCTGGAACTGGCACAGGGCGCTGTGGAAGGGCTGTCCCCTGTCAGAGGGACGTGtgagctgctgcactgcaggcctggttctgctcccagctctgctgtgccaggtgcCTCTGCACTGCACTGGGGTCTGAGTGCACTTAGGGCTTCTCAGCATCACATCTTGAATTACTAAAAGATTGTAATTATGTGACCTTTGAAAAATTTACGCAGGATCGCATTTCACAAAAGAAACATTTGTATACTTTCAGATGAGTCATTTCTACTATGCCCTGTCAAATCACTCTCAAAGCAATAATTCCACTCAACGGAACTTCTTTGCTAATGTAGCCAAGGGCAGCATTTGCTCATTACATTTTAGAGGATTACTGAAAAATTATCTTTGGGTTGTTCTCAAGGTAGTGAAATAAAGGGAAAGTAGATCTGTGAAGCTTTGtcaaaagcaattaaaatttaattgacTTAAATTTATTGACTATTTTTATAATTCAAGCAGCATATGCAAGTAAACCGTCCTGCTTATCACAAAAGACAATATTAGATGGACAGCAAGCAAAAAATAGCTAGTGTTGTATTGACTAGGCTTTTAAAAGTTCTGTGCCTCCACAATGGCATAAGAATTCTGTCTCTAGTAAAAAGTTGGGATAATATAACATTCTTTGTCATCTTTGTGATATTTTTATAAGATGTTGCCAGGTCAGTGAAGGTGTAATATCATGTGTTTGTGTCTCTGTAAGGTCCCTTGCTTAGTTAACATATATGATCAAATGGTTCCTTGTGTTACCAGGAATTATACAGGAAAGAAGAGAATAATGTGCTTAGTCTCAGTCAAAACCCACTGAACATCCTAATAGTGTAGAGTTGATAACAAAGGAATTAACTTTGAGTatgtgttttttatttcctctgtttCCATTAAAAGAGTGAAATTTGTCCATGTAAAGTAAGATCTAGTAAGAAAAAGTGGATTTTGTTTAATATACAGCTTCTGAATTC
The nucleotide sequence above comes from Ammospiza caudacuta isolate bAmmCau1 chromosome 11, bAmmCau1.pri, whole genome shotgun sequence. Encoded proteins:
- the GRK7 gene encoding rhodopsin kinase GRK7, which produces MCDMGGLDNLIANTAYLQARKSGEGDTKEMQKRRKSLSLPKIEDCKEHRESVAGDYDSICEQQPIGKKFFRDFLETVPEYLVARDFLDEVSSWELAEDNIKSACMEIMVTNFLKEGGRNYLSFMSSDLVSKCKAATVKDYENIVQLAKEETKVFFKDKPFQDFQNSPFYDKFIQWKVFEKQPVTDKYFSEFRVLGKGGFGEVCAIQVKNTGKMYACKKLDKKRLKKKSGEKMALLEKEILEKVNSPFIVTLAYAYETKTHLCLVMSLMNGGDLKYHIYNVGERGLEMKRIIFYSAQITCGILHLHSIKIVYRDMKPENVLLDDNGNCRLSDLGLAVQVKEGKSITQRAGTNGYMAPEILKEEDYSYPVDWFAMGCTIYEMVAGRTPFKDFKEKVNKDEVRRRTLEDEVKFEHAGFTEEAKDICKLFLAKKKEERLGSRNEDDDPRKHSFFKTINFHRLEANLVDPPFVPDPSVVYAKDVADIADFSEIRGIEFDDKDKKFFKKFATGAVPIPWQEEIIETGLFDELNDPNRVAYANGGEAKSGVCLLL